One stretch of Argiope bruennichi chromosome 3, qqArgBrue1.1, whole genome shotgun sequence DNA includes these proteins:
- the LOC129962657 gene encoding maternal protein tudor-like: protein MALIRQSTPKDAIITFVKGDGAFLKFWALPVTAVDTLKALENHLSKTGSDLANSSGFLNCNQVPVGAVCAVFSKGRRAWVRARVLNVINFSELTVQLIDYGNEERVSIEELRKLDANLCQNKGQAIECILADVRPAFEEWSLDAVRFCESQLLYQTVSCFVVSNYGEVPIVRIAKKGEKEPFVQRLINSGLAYIKPEVPPQQPIRPVFNYKMNILDRNTTHLVKVACSDNPYKFYVQLAAAEVELNKLMDEIRAYTSTESFVPVNSPQLETPCLAVFSGSHMFCRATIKSITHNQYSVFFVDYGYCEPKLYKELRAIPNRYLALPAQAICCSLPKDDISVEEFRRIINCGLLECHVVGHSGSTTNMVHIVRLAPHAQQSLMQRHFPPTMPQVLSYQRQKLNVNTTYDVTVSYTNDITEFYCQLLQFKDQLDNLSNVLNSGCELEPLSLVDCVPNLPVCVKFSEDLAWYRAQIVKVSHENDIEVFFVDYGNYDNASLRDVRRMKPDLMKLPIQAYKCCLYGVELPSDSSQKDSMFDMFEELTAGENLVAHVHSITDDQSYALTLKDKNSSTSVNEKLMPKLSTIPSVPVSDVEQLYITYFSSPSSFFAQFEKLSLKKLEEMQIEINELYANARNTSFKPKAGDFVCAKFSMDNGFYRARVEKAAGNSCDVAFVDYGNKETIPLSDIHPMEKKFISYPQFGVECGLVSYPPATPIEKLQSLMVENSIQAKMVREENRKWLITLTEDFNGNVAILELLRQHETVVPRSIHGAGLRGFQEHVTKKEAIPVNNESRQSRSANQNSAKFDSVRPPRNKQPFDKSERSFSSPVKEDRKETRSYGKAFDVTSIPPKAYRNVYVSHVVSPSEFYCQVEEESTKLQIMMKSIEDTYCNLNDNEMKVHDLAVDSPCCAMFQEDESWYRAQIKEIGPETCNVYFIDYGNTDTVPISKIKELQREFFNLPPQAIRCKSYNVSPKSGSWSDEDIETFREMTLEKSFVAQFVESDENGTYAVNLVSIGKLQDDVLNKEFVSLGHGRLEDASKIIVMNSHTVSSNLTFPVPVVNLGSLENVTVTFGLNPGEVFCQLKSSEEDFKKMMFKMQEYYEKVSIAEAMIDRPHPGMICVCQFSLDSVWYRGEIKKVEKNSLDILYVDYGNKEIVDRKKIRSITQDFTLLPIQAIKCRLKGIKPPGKAWAVNDKLGQYFEGDVQCRFISKLEDSYLVDMTCNKENVAQKLANDGLAALDVPLKEQQILPQTVKAIKSQPMALLLKREMTFVSGQLLSVTVSFAESPFKFWCQLVDESELLEKLMSDIESQYMNNGAHPINAAALTPGAYCMAKYSDDESWYRAQIKSCELEKYEVFFIDYGNSEETSLNQLAAILPEFLTIPPLCFECRLSRAPPNCDSNKTEEFQAAVEEAEEITAKVEGVINDTYIMTLLFEKDGEEVNLSDLLFGFHEDTSTSLSAEVPKFLPPDVPLGYQEGYATVVNTPHDFFIQLATSEDVLFELATELSKQCESDNAAAIIQNPCIGYACCAQFPEDNSWYRAEVINIQGTFVDVLFVDYGNTSSVDKNLLKPMDEKLLGIPPYAIRCKLNGITSTSDQWSDVAVDAFQDMVLDCPLGITFISKDIPAIVNISKEDKDVAQSLIDMELAIIDSCPETEEAYADDHLTTVEDQLHSLPSDLSYPQRKLSSSKMPVKISYVDSYDKFYIMPLELSTELDTVMKTLEILYSSEGESDKTKSSIPDVLEDPCVSLPCVAKYSEDGAWYRAVITDIEGENIYVFFVDYGNSEVSSLKNLRPLTPELIKIPPIAIECKLYAIQAKEGKEYEITAKLEEYFIDEVELNMEVFQLSEPYAVRLYHGDGDLAEILCQKGLADEIIPPPETFKELLVDNLNENVAENLQTTFVEVTSIKSNIIPLRSFADKDELSINVKYWENENGMIAVYGVPTEIDNELSSFQERLQIFCNENEERLSNINCFDYCAAKYLDDESWYRAQVIAVDGNDIKVKFIDYGNTEVVEPEYISALPPEFFSEPQFSIKFCLSGFRVENDQSENLQEKMEEYVYSENVIIKLCKHLCSMPSACATNLLYGEVDLVDMLLANSLVSPQYIVNNRLDNKFEATIENIIGDIFYLLPVQFAHERDNLQKCLQEHCNESISFHEIDPKSLYAVKIDNNWSRISILSIDDSAKCAYVKCIDFGIETEIEITNFYMLPKDLWHLPLLLHECKIINSPSNIKTKDVKEVSGRIFVCEMKKSYPVKYPIEIHLFEKDTEKNTEKNHENSTLSEIDRGTDDILSSGNTLGNEEIAKSEEKADIERSEVEECLDNKELDQIPHVENIESDTNMDNELCSDIETCVADSNEKQPESLQESNHDQYNTDNFNQGDDETLGDLDSMSKIAYVPECEFDKFSDAENVSSSTAPSDVGSAEKILSVPECEFLDAESASDSTALSNSSSPEKASKIDPDESKLSSSMAFSDVDSVDNIVSYPECELLDSESAPESIVLSNSSSPEKASNLDVNNCKLPNDIDLSDSAESDFVAKASTTLQDTEAEKPFIESNEIPVGNNLSTEDVGGALLDDKVENHRAESDELDNLTKNNSVEESEWDERPECDIKQMPEHQDQGSDELFDADGVKNLNNHASFIEHQNTETVFESQIDLASNEIEADLSVVNALGDFCINPSSESFNLIEESSPDVFTDVSEDQMVGKVDIYVSDIVISNGSVMLSVIPYDLHVKLMSTLGESLQSIYSKKELGFSQCSVSDLCAVHLDGIWCRGKIMEIHEDELTILLIDFGITKTVDKSSVVDLEPEHKKIPPYAVECKLAGVYCSPEKAEDAKNFILDLLSRVQDTGKDVSIEVVEKGKPKQVNLYLTGQNVLFGLLSQNLVSQTISNSDLKPGKYSAKTSYINISSGIIQLYLNLVEQLDSLQSLKNSMKSSYPLNTGKVSAVEAGVYAILYKDAWHRGKATSTDGEIQLHLVDSGETVPVGELCHLLPEHCIPPPFAICCQLPDNILITDDALSAVEKIFTESEFSVDVNLNSESHNISAIVTDEALLEKIKNLILLGQSVVNDTESS, encoded by the exons ATGGCCCTGATTAGACAATCGACACCAAAAGATGCTATTATCACTTTCGTGAAAGGTGATGgcgcatttctaaaattttgggCTTTGCCTGTCACTGCTGTTGATACTTTAAAAGCCCTCGAAAACCATTTAAGTAAAACGGGCAGTGATTTGGCGAATTCATCAGGATTTCTGAATTGTAACCAAGTTCCTGTTGGTGCTGTATGTGCTGTATTTTCCAAAGGCAGACGGGCATGGGTACGTGCTCGTGTTCTAAATGTTATCAATTTCTCTGAACTTACAGTGCAATTGATAGATTATGGAAATGAAGAAAGAGTATCTATTGAGGAATTGAGAAAGCTGGATGctaatttatgtcaaaataaagGACAAGCTATCGAATGTATATTAGCTGACGTTCGACCGGCTTTTGAAGAATGGTCTCTCGATGCTGTTAGATTTTGTGAATCACAGTTACTTTATCAAACTGTTTCTTGTTTTGTTGTTTCTAATTATGGGGAAGTACCAATTGTGAGAATTGCAAAAAAAGGTGAAAAAGAACCATTTGTTCAAAGGCTTATAAACAGTGGGCTTGCATATATCAAGCCAGAAGTACCCCCTCAGCAACCTATACGTCctgtttttaattacaaaatgaacattttagaTCGGAATACTACTCATCTTGTTAAAGTTGCATGTTCAGATAATCCATATAAATTCTATGTGCAGCTTGCAGCAGCTGAAgtggaattaaataaattgatggaTGAAATCAGAGCATATACTTCTACAGAAAGTTTTGTTCCTGTTAATTCACCACAGCTTGAAACTCCTTGTCTAGCTGTATTTTCTGGTAGCCATATGTTCTGCCGAGCCACAATTAAATCAATTACTCATAACCAGTATTCTGTGTTCTTTGTTGATTACGGATATTGTGAACCAAAGCTTTATAAAGAATTGAGAGCAATACCAAATCGTTATCTTGCTCTTCCTGCCCAAGCAATTTGTTGTTCTTTACCTAAAGATGATATTAGTGTGGAAGAATTTCGTCGCATTATTAATTGTGGACTTCTTGAGTGTCATGTTGTAGGCCACAGTGGTTCAACAACTAACATGGTTCATATTGTTCGTTTGGCACCACATGCACAGCAGTCCTTGATGCAAAGGCATTTCCCTCCTACAATGCCTCAGGTATTGAGTTATCAACGTCAAAAACTGAATGTCAATACTACATATGATGTCACAGTAAGCTATACTAATGATATAACTGAATTTTACTGTCAGCTTCTTCAATTTAAAGATCAGTTAGATAATTTGTCAAATGTTCTTAATTCTGGATGTGAACTCGAGCCTTTATCGCTTGTTGATTGTGTCCCTAATTTACCTGTTTGTGTAAAGTTCTCGGAAGATCTTGCCTGGTATCGAGCACAGATTGTGAAAGTGAGTCATGAGAACgatattgaagtattttttgttgattatgGTAATTACGACAATGCATCTTTAAGAGATGTTCGTAGGATGAAGCCTGATTTAATGAAGCTTCCCATCCAGGCTTATAAGTGTTGTTTATATGGTGTTGAATTACCTTCAGATTCTAGCCAGAAAGATAGCATGTTTGACATGTTTGAGGAATTAACTGCTGGTGAAAATTTGGTAGCACATGTCCATTCAATTACAGATGATCAAAGTTATGCCTTGACTctcaaagataaaaattcatcTACTTCAGTCAATGAAAAACTTATGCCAAAATTGTCAACTATCCCTTCTGTACCTGTTTCTGATGTTGAACaactttatattacttatttcagTTCCCCCTCTTCATTTTTTGCTCAGTTTGAAAAACTGAgcttaaaaaaattggaagaaatgcaaattgaaataaatgaactcTATGCAAATGCTCGAAATACTTCTTTCAAACCAAAAGCTGGGGATTTTGTTTGTGCGAAATTTAGCATGGACAATGGCTTCTATCGAGCCAGGGTTGAAAAAGCGGCTGGTAATAGCTGTGATGTGGCTTTTGTTGATTATGGAAATAAGGAAACTATTCCACTTTCTGATATTCATCccatggaaaagaaatttataagttATCCTCAGTTTGGCGTTGAATGTGGATTGGTTTCATACCCACCTGCAACACCTATTGAAAAGTTACAAAGTCTTATGGTAGAAAACTCTATTCAAGCAAAGATGGTCAGAGAAGAAAATAGGAAGTGGTTGATAACTCTCACTGAAGATTTCAATGGAAATGTTGCTATTTTAGAACTATTACGACAGCATGAGACAGTTGTTCCACGCTCCATACAtg gtGCTGGTCTCAGAGGATTTCAAGAACACGTTACGAAGAAAGAAGCTATTCCTGTAAATAATGAATCCAGGCAATCTCGAAGTGCCAATCAGAACTCTGCAAAATTTGATTCAGTAAGACCACCAAGAAATAAACAGCCTTTTGATAAGAGTGAAAGGTCATTTTCTTCTCCTGTCAAAGAGGACAGAAAAGAGACTCGATCATACGGAAAGGCATTTGATGTTACATCTATTCCTCCCAAAGCATATAGAAATGTTTATGTTTCTCATGTAGTAAGTCCTAGTGAATTTTATTGCCAGGTAGAAGAAGAAAGTACTAAACTtcaaattatgatgaaaagtATTGAGGATACATACTGCAATTTGAATGACAATGAAATGAAAGTGCATGACCTTGCTGTTGATTCTCCATGTTGTGCAATGTTTCAAGAAGATGAATCCTGGTATCGGGCACAGATTAAAGAAATTGGTCCAGAAActtgtaatgtttattttattgattatggAAATACCGATACTGTACCTATTTCAAAGATAAAGGAATTACAAAGAGAATTTTTCAACCTCCCCCCTCAAGCCATACGTTGCAAATCATATAATGTATCTCCAAAAAGTGGTAGTTGGAGTGATGAAGACATTGAAACTTTTAGAGAGATGACCCTTGAAAAATCATTTGTTGCCCAGTTTGTGGAATCAGATGAAAATGGTACTTATGCTGTAAATTTAGTAAGTATTGGTAAATTACAAGATGATGTTCTCAACAAAGAATTTGTGTCTTTAGGTCATGGACGTTTAGAAGATGCaagtaaaataattgttatgaattCTCACACTGTATCAAGCAATTTAACTTTTCCTGTACCCGTTGTTAACCTTGGCTCACTTGAAAATGTGACTGTTACCTTTGGTCTAAATCCTGGAGAGGTATTTTGCCAACTGAAATCTTCTGaagaggattttaaaaaaatgatgtttaaaatgcAGGAATATTATGAAAAAGTTTCGATTGCAGAAGCAATGATTGATAGACCTCACCCTGGAATGATATGTGTTTGCCAGTTTTCTTTAGATTCTGTATGGTATAGaggtgaaattaaaaaagtagaaaagaacTCATTGGATATATTGTATGTAGATTATGGTAATAAGGAAATTGTTGATAGGAAAAAAATCCGTTCTATTACTCAGGATTTCACACTGTTGCCAATTCAGGCTATCAAATGTCGTTTAAAAGGAATTAAACCTCCTGGAAAAGCATGGGCTGTGAATGATAAACTGGGCCAATACTTTGAAGGAGATGTACAGTgtagatttatttctaaattggaAGATTCTTATCTGGTTGATATGACTTGCAATAAAGAAAATGTTGCTCAAAAGCTTGCCAATGATGGCCTTGCTGCCCTTGATGTCCCTTTAAAAGAGCAGCAAATTTTACCCCAGACAGTAAAAGCTATAAAATCACAGCCTATGGCATTACTTTTGAAACGAGAGATGACTTTTGTTTCTGGACAGTTGTTATCGGTTACTGTCTCTTTTGCTGAGAGCCCTTTCAAATTTTGGTGCCAACTTGTGGATGAATCTGAACTTCTAGAAAAATTGATGTCTGATATTGAAAGTCAGTACATGAATAATGGAGCTCATCCTATTAATGCAGCTGCCTTGACACCTGGGGCTTACTGTATGGCAAAATATTCAGATGATGAATCATGGTACAGAGCCCAAATAAAATCCTGCGAGTTGGAGAAGTATGAAGTCTTCTTTATAGATTATGGGAATTCAGAAGAAACTTCATTAAATCAG ttagctGCAATTCTTCCAGAGTTTCTTACAATTCCTCCTTTATGTTTTGAATGTCGACTTTCAAGAGCTCCTCCCAACTGTGATAGCAATAAAACGGAAGAGTTCCAGGCAGCTGTAGAAGAAGCTGAAGAAATAACTGCTAAAGTAGAAGGTGTTATAAATGACACTTACATTATGACTCTGCTTTTTGAAAAAGATGGAGAAGAAGTGAATCTTAGTGATCTTCTCTTTGGTTTTCATGAGGATACTTCTACTTCTTTATCtgctg AAGTACCTAAATTTTTACCTCCTGATGTTCCTCTTGGCTACCAAGAAGGTTATGCCACTGTGGTCAATACACCTCATGATTTCTTCATTCAACTAGCAACTAGTGAAGATGTTTTGTTTGAATTAGCAACTGAATTGTCTAAACAATGCGAGTCTGATAATGCAGCAGCAATTATTCAAAATCCTTGCATTGGCTATGCTTGTTGTGCTCAGTTTCCTGAGGATAATAGTTGGTATAGAGCTGAAGTTATTAATATTCAAG gaACTTTTGTTGATGTTCTTTTTGTGGACTATGGAAATACCAGTTCTGTTGATAAGAATCTCCTGAAACCCATGGATGAAAAACTATTAGGTATTCCTCCCTATGCAATAAGGTGCAAGTTGAATGGAATAACCTCTACTAGTGATCAGTGGTCTGATGTAGCTGTGGATGCTTTTCAAGATATGGTCCTTGATTGTCCTTTAGGAATAACTTTCATCAGCAAGGATATACCTGCCATTGTTAATATATCTAAGGAAGATAAAGATGTTGCCCAGAGCTTGATAGATATGGAACTTGCTATCATTGACTCTTGCCCTGAAACTGAGGAGGCTTATGCAGATGATCACTTAACAACAGTGGAGGACCAATTGCATTCTTTGCCTTCAGATTTGAGCTATCCACAGCGTAAGCTAAGTTCTTCTAAAATGCCTGTAAAAATTAGCTATGTTGATTcgtatgataaattttatattatgccaTTGGAGCTCAGCACAGAACTGGATACCGTGATGAAAACACTTGAAATTTTATACTCTTCTGAAGGTGAATCTGATAAAACTAAGTCATCTATTCCAGATGTACTTGAAGATCCATGTGTGTCCTTGCCTTGTGTTGCTAAATACAGTGAAGATGGGGCATGGTATAGAGCTGTTATAACTGATATTGAAggtgaaaatatttatgttttctttgtaGATTATGGAAATTCTGAGGTTTCTTCATTGAAAAATCTGAGACCTCTCACtcctgaattaattaaaataccacCCATTGCAATAGAATGTAAACTGTATGCTATTCAAGCTAAAGAaggaaaagaatatgaaataacagctaagttagaagaatattttatagatgAAGTAGAATTAAATATGGAAGTTTTTCAGCTTAGTGAGCCTTATGCAGTTCGATTGTACCATGGTGATGGCGACTTGGctgaaattttgtgtcaaaaaggATTGGCTGATGAAATTATTCCACCTCCTGAAACTTTTAAGGAATTACTTGTtgataatttgaatgaaaatgtagCAGAAAATTTGCAGACAACATTTGTTGAAGTGACAAGTATCAAATCTAATATCATTCCACTCCGTTCCTTTGCTGATAAAGATGAACTGTCCATTAATGTCAAGTATTGGGAAAATGAAAATGGCATGATTGCAGTATATGGTGTCCCAACAGAAATAGACAATGAGCTCTCTAGCTTTCAGGAGAGATTGcaaattttctgtaatgaaaatGAGGAAAGACTATCCAATATCAACTGCTTTGATTATTGTGCTGCCAAATACTTGGATGATGAAAGCTGGTATAGAGCACAAGTTATAGCTGTGGATGGAAATGACATTAAAGTTAAGTTCATTGACTATGGGAATACTGAAGTGGTTGAACCAGAATATATAAGTGCACTTCCACCCGAGTTCTTTTCGGAACCTcagttttctattaaattttgcttGAGTGGATTTAGAGTTGAGAATGACCAAAGTGAAAACTTGCAAGAGAAAATGGAAGAATATGTGTATAGTGAAAATGTCATTATAAAACTGTGTAAACATTTATGCAGTATGCCAAGTGCATGTGCTACTAATCTTTTATATGGAGAAGTGGATCTTGTAGATATGCTTTTAGCCAATAGCCTTGTTTCTCCtcaatatattgttaataatcGCCTTGACAATAAATTTGAGGcaacaattgaaaatattattggagatatattttatttacttcctgTTCAGTTTGCTCATGAAAGAGATAATCTTCAAAAGTGTTTGCAGGAACATTGTAATGAAAgcatttcatttcatgaaattgATCCTAAAAGTTTATATGCTGTTAAAATAGACAACAACTGGTCCCGTATATCTATTTTAAGCATTGATGATTCTGCTAAATGTGCTTAtgtaaaatgtattgattttggaattgaaactgaaattgaaattacaaatttctatatgTTGCCAAAGGATTTGTGGCATCTACCTTTATTGTTAcatgaatgtaaaattattaattcccctagcaacataaaaacaaaagatgTAAAAGAAGTTTCTGGACGTATCTTTGTGTGCGAGATGAAAAAATCCTATCCTGTAAAATATCCTATTGAAATACATTTGTTTGAGAAAGATACAGAgaaaaatacagagaaaaatcATGAGAATTCTACTTTGAGTGAAATTGACAGAGGCACAGATGACATTTTGTCGTCTGGGAACACCCTTGGAAATGAAGAGATAGCAAAATCAGAAGAAAAGGCAGACATTGAAAGGAGTGAAGTGGAAGAGTGTTTGGACAATAAAGAGTTAGATCAAATTCCACatgttgaaaatattgaatcAGATACAAATATGGATAATGAACTGTGCAGTGATATAGAAACATGTGTTGCAGATTCAAATGAAAAACAGCCAGAATCCTTACAAGAATCTAATCATGACCAGTATAACACTGATAATTTTAATCAAGGAGATGATGAAACATTAGGAGATCTTGATTCTATGAGTAAAATTGCCTATGTTCCAGAATGTGAATTTGACAAATTTTCTGATGCTGAAAATGTTTCAAGTAGTACTGCTCCGTCAGATGTTGGTTCTGCTGAAAAGATTCTGTCTGTTCCAGAATGTGAATTTTTAGATGCTGAAAGTGCATCTGATAGTACTGCATTGTCAAATTCTAGTTCCCCTGAGAAAGCTTCAAAAATTGATCCTGATGAAAGTAAATTGTCAAGTAGTATGGCATTTTCAGATGTTGATTCTGTTGACAATATTGTGTCCTATCCTGAATGTGAATTATTAGACTCTGAAAGTGCTCCAGAAAGCATTGTACTATCAAATTCTAGTTCTCCAGAAAAGGCTTCAAATTTGGATGTAAATAATTGTAAGTTGCCAAATGACATTGATTTGTCAGATTCAGCTGAATCGGATTTTGTAGCAAAAGCTTCAACTACTCTTCAAGATACAGAAGCAGAAAAGCCATTTATCGAATCAAATGAAATACCTGTAGGCAATAACCTTTCTACTGAAGATGTAGGTGGAGCTTTACTGGATGACAAGGTTGAAAATCACAGAGCGGAATCAGATGAGCTtgataatttgacaaaaaataattctgtCGAGGAAAGTGAATGGGATGAGAGGCCAGAATGTGACATAAAACAGATGCCTGAACATCAGGATCAAGGATCTGATGAATTATTTGATGCAGATggtgttaaaaatttaaacaatcatGCAAGTTTTATTGAACATCAAAATACTGAGACAGTATTTGAGTCACAAATTGATTTGGCATCAAATGAAATTGAAGCTGACCTCTCAGTTGTAAATGCACTTGGAGATTTCTGTATTAATCCATCTTCAGAATCATTCAATTTAATAGAGGAATCATCTCCAGATGTGTTTACTGATGTTTCTGAAGACCAAATGGTAGGGAAAGTTGATATATATGTATCAGATATTGTTATTTCCAATGGATCTGTGATGTTATCTGTGATACCTTATGATCTTCATGTAAAGCTTATGTCCACCTTAGGAGAATCCCTTCAGAGCATTTATTCTAAGAAAGAACTTGGTTTCTCACAATGCTCAGTTTCAGATCTTTGTGCTGTGCATTTGGATGGTATTTGGTGTAGAGGAAAGATAATGGAAATCCATGAAGATGAATTGACAATATTACTAATTGATTTTGGCATAACTAAAACAGTAGATAAATCTTCAGTTGTCGATCTTGAGCCTGAACATAAAAAGATTCCACCTTATGCTGTAGAATGCAAATTAGCTGGTGTATATTGTTCTCCTGAAAAAGCAGAAGATGCTAAAAACTTCATATTAGATCTTTTGTCAAGAGTGCAAGATACTGGCAAAGATGTGTCTATTGAAGTTGTTGAAAAGGGAAAGCCTAAACAAGTCAATCTATATTTGACAGGCCAAAATGTCTTATTTGGTCTGCTTTCACAGAATCTTGTCAGTCAGACAATCTCCAATTCAGATTTAAAACCTGGAAAGTATAGTGCAAAGACATCCTATATTAATATCAGTTCTGGGATAATTCAGTTATATCTCAATTTGGTGGAACAGCTGGACAGTTTACAAAGCCTTAAAAATTCCATGAAGAGTTCTTATCCTTTGAATACAGGAAAGGTTTCTGCTGTGGAAGCGGGagtttatgcaattttatataaagatgcaTGGCACAGAGGAAAAGCTACATCAACTGATGGTGAAATTCAGTTACATCTTGTAGATTCGGGTGAAACGGTTCCTGTTGGAGAATTGTGTCATTTACTTCCAGAACACTGCATACCTCCACCTTTTGCCATTTGTTGTCAACTTCCTGATAATATTCTAATTACAGATGATGCTCTTTCAGCTGTGGAAAAGATTTTTACTGAAAGTGAATTCTCTGTTGATGTTAACCTGAACTCGGAGTCTCACAATATATCTGCCATTGTCACGGATGAAGCATTGCTcgaaaaaatcaaaaatctgatATTGCTGGGACAGTCAGTTGTAAATGATACAGAATCTTCTTAA